A window of Equus quagga isolate Etosha38 unplaced genomic scaffold, UCLA_HA_Equagga_1.0 146_RagTag, whole genome shotgun sequence contains these coding sequences:
- the LOC124232999 gene encoding folate receptor alpha-like translates to MALPMTTQLLLLLVWVAAVQAALPRTDLNVCMDAKHHKQKPGPEDTLHEQCSPWKENSCCSLTTSQEAHKDISHLYRFNWDHCGRMEAVRKRHFIQDTCLCECSPNLGPWIQQVDQGWSKEQILDAPLCKEDCPCRWEDCHPSYTCKTNWHKGRNCTSGFNQCPVEAACRHFDFYFPTPEALCNEIWSHSYKVSNYSRGSGRCIQMWFDPAQGNPNEEVARFYAEAMNRAGLGGACSLLLCLALTLLWLLS, encoded by the exons ATGGCCCTGCCCATGACAACACAGCTGCTGCTCCTTCTGGTGTGGGTGGCTGCCGTGCAGGCAGCCCTGCCCAGGACTGACCTCAATGTCTGCATGGACGCCAAGCATCACAAACAAAAGCCAGGCCCGGAGGACACGCTGCATGAGCAGTGCAGTCCCTGGAAAGAGAATTCCTGCTGCTCCCTCACCACCAGCCAGGAAGCCCATAAGGACATCTCCCACCTGTACAGATTCAACTGGGACCACTGTGGCAGAATGGAGGCCGTCCGCAAACGCCACTTCATCCAGGACACCTGTCTCTGTGAGTGCTCCCCCAACCTGGGGCCCTGGATCCAGCAGGTGGACCAGGGCTGGAGCAAAGAGCAGATCCTGGATGCGCCCCTGTGCAAAGAGGACTGTCCGTGCCGGTGGGAAGACTGTCACCCCTCCTACACCTGCAAGACCAACTGGCACAAGGGCCGGAACTGCACCTCAG GGTTTAACCAGTGCCCAGTGGAAGCTGCCTGCCGCCACTTCGATTTCTACTTCCCCACCCCTGAAGCTCTGTGTAATGAAATCTGGAGTCACTCCTACAAGGTCAGCAACTACAGCCGAGGGAGCGGCCGCTGCATCCAGATGTGGTTCGACCCGGCCCAGGGCAACCCCAATGAGGAGGTGGCGAGGTTCTATGCCGAGGCCATGAATAGGGCTGGGCTCGGTGGGGcctgctctctcctgctctgcctggCCCTAACGCTGCTCTGGCTGCTCAGCTGA